In Spinacia oleracea cultivar Varoflay chromosome 5, BTI_SOV_V1, whole genome shotgun sequence, a single window of DNA contains:
- the LOC110796421 gene encoding thioredoxin-like 2-1, chloroplastic, translating to MADAIRLSSCNSLRFSTSLLTSLNNWHPVILRNRNSFEIGARIVDSAFVSVVPSLSFKPRKRMSSLKVHAVIAEATDQPKWWERNAGPNMIDIHSTEEFLSALKEAGDRLVVVEFYGTWCASCRALFPRLCRMAEEHPEILFIKVNFDENKAMCKSMMVKVLPYFHFYRGADGKVEGFSCSLAKFQKVKDAIEMYNPTGNNNAAKMGNDLTLDSSANVDDKSAKSNDT from the exons atggCGGATGCAATTCGTTTATCTTCTTGTAATTCCCTTCGATTTTCTACTTCTCTGCTCACTTCGCTGAATAATTGGCACCCGGTTATTTTACGTAATCGCAATTCTTTCGAAATTGGTGCTAGAATTGTTGATTCTGCCTTTGTTTCTGTTgttccttctctctccttcaaacCCAGAAAGCGAATGTCTTCGTTGAAG GTACATGCTGTTATTGCTGAAGCAACCGATCAACCAAAATGGTGGGAAAGGAATGCAGGACCAAATATGATTGATATTCATTCCACGGAGGAGTTCTTGAGTGCGTTAAAAGAAGCCGGAGATAGATTAGTAGTGGTTGAGTTCTATGGAACCTGGTGTGCCTCTTGCCGTGCTTTGTTTCCTAGG TTGTGCAGAATGGCAGAAGAACATCCAGAGATATTGTTTATAAAGGTCAATTTTGATGAGAATAAGGCAATGTGCAAAAGTATGATGGTGAAGGTActtccatatttccatttctatcGCGGTGCTGATGGGAAGGTGGAAGGATTTTCATGTTCCCTAGCTAAG TTCCAGAAAGTAAAGGATGCCATTGAAATGTATAATCCAACTGGAAACAACAATGCGGCGAAAATGGGCAATGATCTTACACTTGATTCCTCGGCCAATGTAGATGATAAATCAGCCAAGTCTAATGACACATAA